The nucleotide sequence AGCGCGTATCCGTCAACGGCGGCGGCAAGACCCGCGAGCACCTGGCCAAGTGCATCGAGGCGGGCGTCCGCATCACCGTCGAAGATCTCGACGAGATCGACGCCATCGAGGAGCTGGCGGCGGCCGCGGGCAGGCGTGCCCGCATCCGCCTGCGTGTGAAGCCGCCGCTCCCGACGCTCTGGAAGCCGACCGACTTCGCCCGCCTGCTGATTCCCATCGACATCGGATTCCAGGTCTACAAGTCGGGGATCCCGCGCGAGTATCTCGTCGCGCTCGGACGACGCGCACTGACGCTGCCGCACGTCGAGCTCGTCGGCCTCCACCTTCATGCCGGACGTCACGACGCGAGCCTGTGGTACTGGCGCGGACTGATGCGGCACTACGCGGATCTGGTCGCGGATCTTTGCCAGGCGTGGGACGGCTGGCTCCCCTCGGAGCTCGACGTCGGCGGCGGGATGGCGGGGCCGCGGGACCCGCACTCGCGTATGCTCGAACGCAGTGAGTTCGTGGCCTCGCTCGTCGGCTTCCCCGTGCTGACGGCGCTTCGTGCTCTCGGCACGGCGACCTATCACGCGGCGCTGTCACGTATCACCGGGGCGCTTCTGCACGAGCACGGGCCGCGACCGATAGCGCCGAGCATCGAGCAGTATGCGGCGACGATCACGGCGACGCTCCGAGAGCGGTTGCACGCCCGCGGCATTTCCACCGCCGGCATGCGCCTCCAGGCCGAGCCGGGACGCGGACTGTACGGCGATTGCGGGCTCCACCTCGCGCGGGTGAAAGTGGTGAAGCGCCAGACCGAGCCGATTCCGCTCGCCTGGGTGCTTACCGATACCACCGAGTTCTTTCTGGCGTGCGGCACGATGGAGGCCAATCGCTACGACGTCGTCGTGGCCGACGCGGTCGACGCTCCGCCCGTGATGACCGCCGAGATCG is from Deltaproteobacteria bacterium and encodes:
- a CDS encoding alanine racemase; translated protein: MRDGCLFVEDLSAVDLVERFGSPLFVLSEAQLRSNYRRYHDALAAGWPDGPVDVLPAFKANLSLAARRILSDEGAGADVYSPGELAGVLTTGVDPERVSVNGGGKTREHLAKCIEAGVRITVEDLDEIDAIEELAAAAGRRARIRLRVKPPLPTLWKPTDFARLLIPIDIGFQVYKSGIPREYLVALGRRALTLPHVELVGLHLHAGRHDASLWYWRGLMRHYADLVADLCQAWDGWLPSELDVGGGMAGPRDPHSRMLERSEFVASLVGFPVLTALRALGTATYHAALSRITGALLHEHGPRPIAPSIEQYAATITATLRERLHARGISTAGMRLQAEPGRGLYGDCGLHLARVKVVKRQTEPIPLAWVLTDTTEFFLACGTMEANRYDVVVADAVDAPPVMTAEIVGHSCGPDRLAPSARVPALHPGQVLAFLDTGAYQEASASNFNALPRPATVLVSGGTAEVVKTAESIDDVFARDVVPERLALPGPRSARSA